One genomic window of Hyperolius riggenbachi isolate aHypRig1 chromosome 7, aHypRig1.pri, whole genome shotgun sequence includes the following:
- the LOC137525438 gene encoding E3 ubiquitin-protein ligase TRIM39-like: MASAALGDELSCSICLNLYTEPVSLRCGHNFCRDCIRIALDTLEKSGKPYSCPECRKKYLDRPLVEKNRKLSNIVENFKSLQLDKTENLCTYCVDSPVAAVKICVQCEVSMCDKHLMAHNKRVDHKLLDSTSPFVNKKCSVHKKLLEYYCCEDATCLCVSCCLVGSHKGHQVELLEEASEKKKDKLRHILKELMPKKETVDERIQTLQDHKRQALEKVDDAKKSVTEVFEGIRRQLKVQEDAVMHEISRQVDQISQSVSGQLQQLEAQKEDLTSKIYHIEKLCKLTDPISLLQSPEPDPAHKDVEEISVLGADGFLILLVLHRSINRFIAGITSQVRQEVTDLSLDAKTAHNNLALSNDLKTASFSERSQNRPETPERFTIYRQVMSVEKFTRGRNYWVVEAGPEGWEIGVSYPSIERGGSSSSFGYNKKSWTVRIFKNKCSGCHDTQKQELKPKSDCRKLGIYLDYEAGRLSFYQLDDDPITQLHTFTTTFTEPLHVAFWVNTSSWVKILP, translated from the coding sequence ATGGCGTCCGCTGCTCTAGGAGATGAGTTGAGTTGCTCCATCTGCCTGAACCTGTATACAGAGCCGGTGTCACTGAGATGTGGCCACAACTTCTGCCGGGATTGTATTAGGATTGCGCTGGATACGCTGGAAAAGTCTGGAAAGCCTTATTCCTGTCCAGagtgcagaaaaaagtatctagATCGCCCTCTGGTGGAGAAGAACAGGAAGTTGTCCAACATCGTGGAAAACTTCAAATCTCTGCAGTTGGACAAGACAGAGAACCTCTGTACATACTGTGTGGATTCTCCTGTAGCAGCTGTAAAGATATGTGTCCAGTGTGAGGTCTCCATGTGTGATAAACATCTGATGGCCCATAATAAGAGAGTGGATCATAAGTTACTGGACTCCACCTCACCCTTTGTTAATAAAAAGTGTTCAGTCCACAAGAAGCTCCTGGAGTATTACTGCTGTGAggatgctacctgtctgtgtgtgtcctgctgtctggttGGTTCTCACAAAGGACACCAGGTGGAACTTCTAGAAGAGGCTTctgagaagaagaaagataaactgAGACACATTCTTAAAGAACTGATGCCCAAGAAAGAGACTGTTGATGAAAGAATTCAGACTTTACAGGACCACAAGAGACAAGCCCTGGAGAAGGTAGATGATGCTAAGAAGAGTGTTACAGAGGTGTTTGAGGGCATCAGGAGACAACTGAAAGTCCAGGAGGATGCAGTCATGCATGAGATCTCCAGGCAGGTTGACCAGATCTCACAATCTGTATCGGGTCAGTTGCAGCAGCTGGAGGCACAGAAAGAAGACCTGACCAGCAAGATATATCACATTGAGAAACTTTGTAAACTGACTGACCCAATATCTCTCTTGCAAAGTCCAGAACCAGACCCAGCTCACAAAGATGTAGAGGAAATTTCTGTGCTTGGAGCAGATGGTTTTCTAATCTTACTTGTGTTACACAGATCAATAAATAGATTCATCGCTGGAATAACATCACAAGTGAGACAAGAAGTGACAGATCTGTCACTTGATGCAAAGACTGCACATAATAATTTGGCTTTATCCAATGACCTAAAAACAGCTTCTTTCTCTGAGAGAAGTCAGAATAGACCAGAAACACCAGAGAGGTTTACCATATACCGTCAGGTGATGAGTGTTGAGAAGTTTACCCGCGGTAGAAATTATTGGGTAGTAGAGGCTGGCCCTGAAGGTTGGGAAATTGGTGTGAGCTATCCCAGCatagagagaggaggaagtaGTTCCAGTTTTGGATATAATAAGAAGTCATGGACTGTCCGCATTTTTAAGAACAAATGTTCAGGTTGCCATGACACACAAAAGCAGGAATTAAAACCTAAGTCTGACTGCAGAAAATTAGGAATATATTTGGATTATGAAGCCGGACGCTTGTCCTTCTACCAGCTTGATGATGACCCGATCACTCAGTTACACACCTTCACCACCACCTTCACTGAACCCCTCCATGTTGCTTTCTGGGTCAACACAAGTAGCTGGGTGAAGATCTTACCCTAG